The nucleotide window ACCGATTTACGCCTCACTCTTTTTCTTCCTTTAAACATTCTCCACAAATTCCAAAGAAATTAATTTCAACAGAGTCGATCTTATTGTCTTTTAATTCTTCTTCAGTAAAAGTTTTAAAATTAATTAATTCCTTTTCATCTAAGAAATTTAGTTTATCTAACTCAATATCCTGCACTTTTCCACAATTTTTGCAAATAAAATGAGCATGAGGGGTGATGTTAGAATCGTAATGGATTTTATTTTCAATTAAAATTTCTTTTACTAGTCCAGCGCTTTCAAATAATTTTACAATGTTATACACTGAAGTAAAAGAAATCTGAGTTTCATTACTTTTTACTAACTTTTGATGCAATTCATCAACTGATGGATGTTCGTCAGAGTTAAAAAGCTCAAAGGCCACTTTAAATCTATTTGGAGTAACTTTGATTTTTTTATCTTTTAATATTTTAATTATTCTGTTTTTATCATACTTAATTTCCAACTCTACCACCTTAGTTTAAAGATTCTATTTTTTAATTATAACACAAGATTTTAAAGAAATATATGAATTATAGTGAAATTAACAATAGTGTCAAAAAACAAGTGATATAATAAAAAGGTAGTTTAAAGGGTTGGGAGCGAAGGGTAATGACCTCATATCCTAAGGGGTGCGGAGCGGGGCGAAGGGGCACTAAAGAAAGTTTTAGAATTTCTAAAGGAAGTATAAATAATAAAAGTTTTTTTTAGGAGGGATATAGTGAGTGAGGTAAAAAGAATTGGTTTAATTACCAGTGGTGGAGATGCCCCCGGAATGAACGCTGTTATTAGGGCTGTTACCAGAAGCGCAGTTGTGGAAAATATTGAAGTGTATGGGTTTTTGAGAGGATTCGCTGGAATATTGGATAAAGATTATAAAAAATTTACATATGCAGATGTTGGTGGAATAATGGAAAGAGGGGGAACCGTCTTAAGGACAGCAAGGGTACCAGAATTTAAAGTTCCCGAGGTTAGAAAAAAAGCTGCGGACATATTGAAAGACTTAGGTATAGATGTGTTGGTTATAATTGGAGGAAATGGGAGTCTTACCGGGGGAAAGTTGCTATCAGAAGAACAAGGGATATCTGTCATAGGTGTACCAGCTTCTATAGATAACGATATCGCTTATACAGATATGAGTATTGGTGTTGACACCTGTCTTAACACAGTGGTTGATGCCATGCAAAAGCTAAAAGATACCGCATCTTCCCACGAAAGAGCATTTATTGTTGAAGTTATGGGGAGAACATCTGGATACATAGCGTTGATGTCAGGTCTTGCTATAGGTGCGGAAGCCATAATAATACCAGAAGTTCCCACGGATTACGATGCTTTAGCAGAAAAAATGTGGGATGAAAGAAAAAGGGGTAAGATTAATTCAATAGTCGTTGTTGCGGAAGGATCTGCCAGCGCTTATACAGTTGCCAGACATTTAGAAAATAGAATTGGTTTCGAAACGCGTATAACAATTTTAGGTCATATTCAAAGAGGGGGTTCCCCCACGGCATTCGATAGAATTTTGGCTTCAAGAATGGGAAACGAAGTAGTAAAAGCAATTAAAGACGGAGATTTTGACGTGATGGTGGGCTTGAGTAAAAATGCTTTAATTAGAACACCTCTTGAAAAAGTACTTTCAGAAAATAATACTTTGGATATGGAGATTGTGAAGTTGGCGGGGGTTTTATCATAGGGTATTCAAGGGGTAAACCCCTTGAAAATTCCTAAGGCATGGAATCTAAAAAAGATGTAATTTGGGAAGAAACACCCAAAAGTTCCGCATTTTTTAGGAGGATGGTTATGAACGAAAAAATAGAAAATAAAAAGACGAGAATCGTTTGTACAATTGGTCCAGCTACAGAAGATGAAACAATGATTAAAAAATTAATAAACGCTGGAATGAATGTAGCCAGATTGAATACTTCTCACGATACCATTGTTGATCATGGGAAAAGGGTAAATCTAATAAAGAAGATACGAAAAGAGATGAATATACCTTTTGCTATTTTACTTGATTTAGAAGGTCCTAAGATTCGAACGGGTAGATTTGAGACAGATGAAGTAGTCTTGGAAGAAGATCAAAAATTTATTTTGACAACCGAGGAGATCGTTGGCAATAAAGAAAAGGTGAGTATAAATTATAAAGAATTACCTAAAGAAGTTAAAAAAGGAGATTTTATTCTTCTTGATGATGGAAAGATTCGACTTGTAGTCATTAGCAGCAATGAAAAAGAGATTGTAACAAAGGTTGTAACCGGTGGCGCTATCACCCACAGAAGAGGGATAAACGTTCCTGGAATAGATATCAGCCTACCACCTTTAACAGAAAAAGATATGGAGTATCTGAACAAGGCTGTAGAGTGGAACGTAGATTATATTGCTCAATCTTTTGTTAGGAAAGCTGAAGATATCACTCGAACGAGGAGAATTTTAACCGAATTGGGTATGCCCGATCTCCCTATAATTGCTAAAATTGAGACATTACAAGCTCTAGACAACCTTGAATCGATCATAGAAGAAGCTGATGGAGTGATGGTTGCAAGAGGAGATTTGGGTGTTGAAGCACCTGTCGAGCAAATACCTTTGCTTCAAAAGAGAATTATAGAGATTGCAAACACAATGGCCAAGCCCGCTATAACTGCAACTCAAATGCTTGAAAGTATGGTTAATAATCCGTTCCCTACAAGAGCAGAGGCGACTGATATTGCTAATGCTATATTAGATGGAACGGATGCAGTTATGTTGTCTGAAGAAACATCGATTGGGAAATACCCTGAGCAAGCCGTCAAAGTTATGTCCAATGTGGCAAAGGAAACTGAAAAAATGTTAGAAGAGTACTATTACAAATTCGATTATTCAACATATGGAGGAGGAGATCCTGCTACCAATTCGATAACAATGTCCGCAATAAAAATTGCTGAGCAACTGGGTATCGAAGTTATCGTTGCAACAACTTATAGCGGTTATACGGCAAGAGCTCTTTCCAGATTCAGAAGAAATATGAAAATAGTTGCTGCATCCCCAAGGATAACTACTTATCATCGATTGGCGTTGGTATGGGGAGTCACTCCTGTTATTATGCAAAAGTTTACTGACACGGATAATATGTTGGAGAGCGTTAGCAACATCGTAAAATCTCTAGATTTTGCTGTATCAGGAGAAAATATCATAGTAACGGCTGGAATTCCCTATGGTTTCTCTAGTAAAACTAATCTTTTAAAGGTTCATGAGGTATGATATAATTGATGTATTGGTAAAAATTTATTTTTGAGGTGATTTTTATGAATAGAGCAGATGAATTAACTCCTAAAAAAGTTGTAGAAAAATTGGATAATTATATAATCGGTCAGAAGGAAGCAAAGAAACAGGTTGCTATTGCTTTGAGAAACAGGATTAGACGATTGGCGCTACAAGAAGATGTCAGAAAAGATGTAATACCAAAAAATATTCTGATGATAGGATCTACCGGTGTTGGAAAGACTGAGATTGCTAGAAGGTTAGCAGAAGTTGCTAATGCGCCATTTGTGAAGGTGGAAGCTACAAGGTTTACCGAAGTTGGATATGTTGGGAAGAATGTGGAAAGTATGGTTAGAGAATTGGTTGATTCGTCAGTTAACATGGTAAAGAAGGAAATGATGGAAGAAGTTAGAGATAAAGCTCAAAGGCTTGTAGAAGAAAGAATAGTAGAAGCACTTGTGCCTTCAAAGAAAAAAACAAAGGCTCAACCTTCATTTATGGACATGATGCAACTTTTCAATCAAAGTGCTGAATATTCTCAAAATAAGGGATATGATGAAAAGGAAGACGAAAATATTCGAAGAAGAAGAGAGGAATTGTTAGAAAAGTTAAGAAATGGTGAATTAGAAGATGTTGAGATAGAAATAGAAGTCGAAGAACAATCCACCCCAATGTTTGCTGGATTAGGACCTGAATTAGAAGATATGGGTATACAGTTTGGGGAGATGTTTCAAAATCTTATGCCCAAAAAGAAAAAAAGAAGACGAATGAAGATTTCTGAAGCGAGAAAGGTTTTGGAACCTATTGAATCTGAAAAGTTAATCGATCAAGATAAATTGATACAGGAAGGAATAAGTAGAGCCGAAAATAGTGGCATAATTTTTATTGATGAAATCGATAAGGTTACATCCATGGGAGGGTCCGCGTCTGGGCCAGATGTATCTAGAGAAGGTGTTCAGAGAGATTTGTTACCAATAGTTGAAGGAACAACTGTTGTAACAAAGTATGGTTCCATTAGTACTGATTATATATTGTTTATAGCTGCTGGTGCGTTTAGTGAGGCTAAACCTTCGGATCTAATTCCTGAGCTTCAAGGTAGATTCCCAATTAGAGCAGAATTATCAGATTTGACAAAGGAAGACTTTATTAGAATACTTACCCAGCCAAAAAATGCAATACTGAAACAGTATCAGTACTTACTTCAAACCGATGGGGTGAAAATTGAGTTCACTGAAGATGGCGTTGAAAGAATGGCAGATATTGCCTTTGAGCTTAATGAAAAAGTTGAAAATATTGGAGCAAGAAGACTTTATACCGTAGTCGAAAAAGTTCTTGAAGAGGTTTCTTTTGAAGCACCTGCATCAGGAGAGTGGGAATTGAAAATAGATAGCAATTATGTAGACCTACGGTTGGGTAAGGTATATGGTGATGAAGATCTCAGAGAATATATTCTTTGATGGACAGTATTGAGCTAATAAATTGTATATTTCATTAATATTTTTCGGAAGTGAGGACATATGCGATTAAATGGTTCCAAACTTATAATTATAATAGGTTGTGGAAGGTTGGGTTCCGAGTTAGCTTTGAAATTAAGTAAATCTTACAATGTAGTAGTTCTTGATAAAGAAGAATCGTCTTTTGAAAGATTATCTAAAAGGAATTTTACAGGTTTCACAAGAGTTATTGATACAAGCGATATGGCTGCATTAAAAGATGTGAATATCGAAAAAGCTCACATGGTTTATATTGTAACCCCCGATGACAATTTAAATTTTATGCTGGCCTATGGGATTAAAAAGTTGAATTCGGGAGTAAGAATAGCCGCGAGGGTGAATGATCCTTTAAAAAAATCAATTTTTATAAAGGCTGGATTGAATTTATTTTGCCCTATTGAAGATTCCGTGATGGATTTGGTTGAGGAATTGGAAAAGGAAGTAGTTAAATATGAATAGAATTTTTTATATCATAGAGGGAAAGATATTAGCCTATTCTTTAGCCAAAAAATTACTCTTATTGGGTAATCAAGTTTACTATGTCAGCAAAAATAACGAAAATCTGGAGATTTTAGATGGATTGAAGGTAAATTTTCCTGCTCTTGAACTTGTTAAGCAAGATCCTACCGATATCAAATGGATAGAAAATTTAGATCTAAACAAAAAAGTAGAAGCCTTAATAATAATCTCTGAGGATGATGCATTGAATTTTGTTGTATCTTGGTTGTTGAGAGAATATTATGAAGATATAAAGATAATCTCTTTAGTCAATGCAACAGAAAACGAAACTATTTTTAAGGGAATAAATGTCGAAACACTTGTTCCAATTTCTTGGATGCAAAAAATAATAGAATCTTCTTTGATTCATGAAGATATTACTGATTTCTTTAACCCCTATGTGGACAA belongs to Petrotoga mexicana DSM 14811 and includes:
- the pyk gene encoding pyruvate kinase produces the protein MNEKIENKKTRIVCTIGPATEDETMIKKLINAGMNVARLNTSHDTIVDHGKRVNLIKKIRKEMNIPFAILLDLEGPKIRTGRFETDEVVLEEDQKFILTTEEIVGNKEKVSINYKELPKEVKKGDFILLDDGKIRLVVISSNEKEIVTKVVTGGAITHRRGINVPGIDISLPPLTEKDMEYLNKAVEWNVDYIAQSFVRKAEDITRTRRILTELGMPDLPIIAKIETLQALDNLESIIEEADGVMVARGDLGVEAPVEQIPLLQKRIIEIANTMAKPAITATQMLESMVNNPFPTRAEATDIANAILDGTDAVMLSEETSIGKYPEQAVKVMSNVAKETEKMLEEYYYKFDYSTYGGGDPATNSITMSAIKIAEQLGIEVIVATTYSGYTARALSRFRRNMKIVAASPRITTYHRLALVWGVTPVIMQKFTDTDNMLESVSNIVKSLDFAVSGENIIVTAGIPYGFSSKTNLLKVHEV
- a CDS encoding potassium channel family protein, translating into MNRIFYIIEGKILAYSLAKKLLLLGNQVYYVSKNNENLEILDGLKVNFPALELVKQDPTDIKWIENLDLNKKVEALIIISEDDALNFVVSWLLREYYEDIKIISLVNATENETIFKGINVETLVPISWMQKIIESSLIHEDITDFFNPYVDKLSILELTILEDDKAVNKKLKELKIPENSIIGVLIREDGDIMVPQGETTIYKGDRLIVLALKEQVDEVKETLKSR
- the hslU gene encoding ATP-dependent protease ATPase subunit HslU; protein product: MNRADELTPKKVVEKLDNYIIGQKEAKKQVAIALRNRIRRLALQEDVRKDVIPKNILMIGSTGVGKTEIARRLAEVANAPFVKVEATRFTEVGYVGKNVESMVRELVDSSVNMVKKEMMEEVRDKAQRLVEERIVEALVPSKKKTKAQPSFMDMMQLFNQSAEYSQNKGYDEKEDENIRRRREELLEKLRNGELEDVEIEIEVEEQSTPMFAGLGPELEDMGIQFGEMFQNLMPKKKKRRRMKISEARKVLEPIESEKLIDQDKLIQEGISRAENSGIIFIDEIDKVTSMGGSASGPDVSREGVQRDLLPIVEGTTVVTKYGSISTDYILFIAAGAFSEAKPSDLIPELQGRFPIRAELSDLTKEDFIRILTQPKNAILKQYQYLLQTDGVKIEFTEDGVERMADIAFELNEKVENIGARRLYTVVEKVLEEVSFEAPASGEWELKIDSNYVDLRLGKVYGDEDLREYIL
- the pfkA gene encoding 6-phosphofructokinase, whose product is MSEVKRIGLITSGGDAPGMNAVIRAVTRSAVVENIEVYGFLRGFAGILDKDYKKFTYADVGGIMERGGTVLRTARVPEFKVPEVRKKAADILKDLGIDVLVIIGGNGSLTGGKLLSEEQGISVIGVPASIDNDIAYTDMSIGVDTCLNTVVDAMQKLKDTASSHERAFIVEVMGRTSGYIALMSGLAIGAEAIIIPEVPTDYDALAEKMWDERKRGKINSIVVVAEGSASAYTVARHLENRIGFETRITILGHIQRGGSPTAFDRILASRMGNEVVKAIKDGDFDVMVGLSKNALIRTPLEKVLSENNTLDMEIVKLAGVLS
- a CDS encoding NAD(P)-binding protein, which translates into the protein MRLNGSKLIIIIGCGRLGSELALKLSKSYNVVVLDKEESSFERLSKRNFTGFTRVIDTSDMAALKDVNIEKAHMVYIVTPDDNLNFMLAYGIKKLNSGVRIAARVNDPLKKSIFIKAGLNLFCPIEDSVMDLVEELEKEVVKYE
- a CDS encoding Fur family transcriptional regulator — translated: MEIKYDKNRIIKILKDKKIKVTPNRFKVAFELFNSDEHPSVDELHQKLVKSNETQISFTSVYNIVKLFESAGLVKEILIENKIHYDSNITPHAHFICKNCGKVQDIELDKLNFLDEKELINFKTFTEEELKDNKIDSVEINFFGICGECLKEEKE